One Bombus pascuorum chromosome 4, iyBomPasc1.1, whole genome shotgun sequence DNA segment encodes these proteins:
- the LOC132905910 gene encoding sperm mitochondrial-associated cysteine-rich protein-like, whose amino-acid sequence MDPCKYRNYMDEMLEIIDEIGCRKPEPEVCNVRCPPLGCPRGPCPGMCCYQEDCDPCCISKMPCCPPPPQPPSCRAPPLCCLKAYAKAVGYPPESPLSPPCTRIRRKLCVEMLDKICRPPSVCTTVPYCPSPCCTVPPCNPYPCC is encoded by the exons ATGGATCCCTGCAAGTACCGTAATTATATGGACGAGATGCTCGAAATAATTGACGAGATCGGATGCCG AAAACCCGAACCGGAAGTATGCAACGTCAGATGCCCGCCTCTAGGCTGTCCACGAGGACCTTGTCCAGGGATGTGCTGTTATCAGGAAGACTGCGATCCTTGTTGCATATCAAAGATGCCTTGCTGTCCACCACCTCCTCAACCCCCTAGTTGTCGAGCACCTCCGTTATGCTGCTTAAAAGCCTACGCCAAGGCAGTCGGCTACCCTCCAGAATCTCCTCTTTCTCCACCTTGTACACGAATACGTCGTAAACTTTGCGTAGAAATGCTCGATAAAATTTGTCGTCCTCCATCAGTTTGCACCACCGTACCCTATTGCCCATCGCCTTGCTGCACAGTCCCACCTTGCAACCCCTATCCATGCTGTTAA
- the LOC132906113 gene encoding hydrocephalus-inducing protein homolog yields the protein MEEKMNEDNKTNIWRGPQKFNTTQIVNCLLRKSQYKEDEDAEEYTARPSEYMKQMLMTTDEMTQYILKWKNRFNLPLCMELEASNFEVSPSIIVFQQFTPGISLSVTVTVRNVSAVPRYLRSSYEPDPFFSVDFCGSSYLTMLAPGISNSYRVKFMPDTNQDYHYQLKFATDSGDLIVPVVAINARGILDFPDRIEVPLTGVKIPSSKTIFVRNIGGASTIFTLYTDNPCFWIEPSKGRMEEEESLQFTIHFLSNKAGDFEGNLFLEYETEEKLRIELRCSTENCPIRIDRGSIRMEDTFLGLSRSKILTIHNRSNYIVKYKWMQLESIEADNERREHYKKLFHLVYESELNRCVDLVHYNVCTPDIHQLVYQRIYTDELESLTKETFQYNHICFMFAPEEAEIWPQSSTDVTIFFRALEVGEVTSNAYLEVTGREDRIPLTLYGTGKGPVFRLNVLTISLENIYMCSVHNYEIIAANKGHIPGTLIYRAKPTDFGGTIDVTPLSLKLQPDEHKSFNLSFSSNRKGDFVERVDFVVKESLEVLSLHIKGCIICPTLHFDKESLDFGTTALGFSTRQDVYLNNLALIPVAFTITVLNDGDQVPLLHEDYAKAQTKPSFPSKPREFQVVPQEGVVAAHGSMKIKVIYTANIARVGQTTIQVDMWDSDSDPVTLPVKFCGIVGMDNHQQH from the exons atggaGGAAAAAATGAACGAGGACAATAAAACAAACATATGGAGAGGTCCTCAGAAATTTAATACGACGCAAATCGTAAACTGCTTGCTTCGTAAGTCGCAATATAAAGAAGACGAGGATGCAGAAGAG TATACTGCCCGCCCATCAGAATACATGAAACAAATGTTAATGACAACGGACGAGATGACGCAGTATATTTTGAAATGGAAGAATAGATTCAATTTACCATTGTGTATGGAACTCGAGGCTTCCAATTTCGAAGTCAGCCCTAGTATCATCGTATTTCAACAGTTCACCCCTGGAATCTCTTTGAGTGTGACAGTGACCGTTCGAAACGTGTCAGCG GTACCAAGATATTTGAGAAGCTCTTACGAGCCTGATCCTTTCTTTTCCGTGGATTTCTGTGGAAGCAGTTACTTGACGATGCTTGCGCCAGGTATTTCCAATTCCTATCGAGTGAAGTTCATGCCTGACACGAACCAAGACTACCATTATCAATTGAAATTCGCGACTGATAGCGGAGATCTGATAGTACCGGTCGTAG CGATCAATGCGAGAGGAATTTTGGACTTCCCTGATCGAATCGAAGTACCACTGACAGGCGTGAAGATTCCCTCGTCGAAAACGATATTTGTACGCAACATCGGAGGTGCTTCAACTATTTTCACCCTTTACACTGacaa TCCTTGCTTCTGGATCGAGCCATCGAAGGGTagaatggaagaagaagaatcgcTTCAGTTCACTATACACTTTCTGTCGAACAAGGCTGGCGATTTCGAAGGGAATCTTTTTCTCGAATACGAAACTg aagaaaaaCTGCGAATAGAACTTCGATGCTCCACAGAGAATTGTCCCATTCGAATCGATAGAGGCAGTATCAGAATGGAAGATACTTTCTTGGGTCTATCAAGAAGTAAGATTCTCACGATCCACAACAGGAGCAATTATATCGTCAAGTACAAGTGGATGCAGCTTGAGAGCATCGAGGCGGATAACGAGCGAAGAGAACA TTATAAGAAATTGTTCCATCTGGTTTATGAGAGCGAGCTTAATCGTTGCGTGGACCTCGTTCATTATAACGTGTGCACTCCTGATATCCATCAGCTGGTTTATCAACGTATCTACACGGACGAGCTGGAGTCTCTGACGAAAGAAACCTTTCAGTATAATCATATCTGTTTTATGTTTGCACCAGAG GAAGCTGAAATTTGGCCGCAATCGTCTACCGAtgtaacaattttctttcgtgcGCTGGAAGTCGGTGAGGTGACCAGTAATGCCTACCTAGAAGTGACTGGTCGCGAAGATAGAATACCACTGAC TCTTTATGGAACAGGCAAAGGACCGGTTTTCCGCTTGAACGTTCTCACGATCAGTTTGGAGAACATCTACATGTGTTCGGTGCACAATTACGAG ATAATAGCGGCGAACAAAGGGCACATACCCGGCACGTTGATTTACAGGGCAAAACCAACCGATTTCGGCGGAACGATCGACGTGACACCTCTCAGTCTTAAGCTACAACCAGACGAGCATAAATCTTTCAATTTATCGTTCTCGTCGAATCGTAAGGGCGATTTCGTGGAGAGAGTCGATTTCGTGGTGAAAGAGAGCCTCGAGGTGCTCAGCTTGCATATCAA GGGATGCATTATATGCCCTACTTTGCACTTTGACAAGGAGAGCCTCGATTTTGGCACGACGGCCCTCG GATTCAGCACTAGACAAGACGTGTACTTGAACAACCTAGCCTTGATACCTGTAGCTTTCACCATAACCGTGCTGAACGACGGAGATCAGGTACCATTGCTGCACGAGGACTACGCGAAAGCTCAAACGAAGCCAAGTTTCCCGAGCAAACCGCGAGAATTCCAAGTTGTGCCACAGGAAGGAGTGGTAGCTGCTCATGGTTCGATGAAAATCAAA GTCATTTACACCGCCAATATCGCGCGTGTCGGTCAGACGACTATTCAGGTCGACATGTGGGACTCTGATTCGGATCCTGTCACCTTGCCAGTGAAATTCTGCG GTATCGTTGGGATGGATAATCATCAACAGCATTGA